The following coding sequences are from one Candidatus Desulfofervidus auxilii window:
- the dnaB gene encoding replicative DNA helicase, translating into MKVATKVKNIDFFQKSLPHNLEAEQAVLGGILIDNEALYQVLETIKDEDFYRDTHRKIFRAYLELFEQNQPIDLVTVSEYLQNKGELEEIGGATYLASLVEAIPTASNIAYYAKIVKEKAILRKLIACASEIIEQCLSSTDDVEEILDRSERAIFEVAGQRIQTPYFPLKDIIKDTFETLQSFSQKGNYITGVPTGFTDFDRLTSGLQPADLIIVAGRPSMGKTAFALNIAANAAIKHRIPVAVFSLEMSKEQVAIRMLCAEAKVDTQKFRSGFLADHDWQLLTEAATLLSEAPVFIDDTPAISILELRAKARRLKSEHNIGLVIVDYLQLMKGKGRAERREQEISEISRSLKALAKELNVPVVALSQLNRRVEEREDKRPRLADLRESGAIEQDADLIVFLYRDEVYNRREDNPNRGIAEVIIGKHRNGPIGKVKLAFLDKFTSFENLKVEYDETFENWSHDSETQ; encoded by the coding sequence ATGAAAGTAGCTACAAAAGTTAAAAATATTGATTTTTTTCAAAAAAGTTTACCACATAATCTTGAAGCTGAACAAGCTGTTTTAGGTGGAATTCTCATTGACAATGAAGCCCTTTATCAAGTGTTGGAAACAATAAAAGATGAAGACTTTTATAGAGATACTCATAGAAAAATTTTTCGAGCCTATTTAGAGCTTTTTGAACAAAATCAGCCAATAGATTTAGTTACTGTAAGTGAATATCTTCAAAATAAGGGAGAATTAGAAGAAATTGGTGGTGCTACTTACTTAGCTTCATTAGTAGAAGCTATTCCTACTGCTTCTAATATTGCCTATTATGCTAAAATTGTTAAAGAAAAAGCTATTTTGAGAAAACTTATTGCCTGTGCTTCAGAGATTATTGAACAGTGTCTTTCTTCTACAGATGATGTAGAAGAAATATTAGATAGGTCTGAACGAGCAATTTTTGAAGTAGCTGGACAACGTATCCAAACACCTTATTTCCCTTTAAAGGATATTATTAAAGATACTTTTGAAACTCTACAGTCATTTTCGCAAAAAGGTAATTATATTACTGGAGTACCTACAGGTTTTACAGATTTTGATAGACTTACTTCTGGTTTGCAACCAGCAGATTTAATTATTGTAGCAGGACGTCCTAGCATGGGTAAAACAGCCTTTGCCCTTAATATTGCTGCCAATGCTGCTATTAAACATCGAATACCTGTAGCTGTTTTTTCTTTAGAGATGTCTAAAGAACAAGTAGCAATCCGTATGCTTTGTGCTGAAGCAAAAGTAGATACTCAAAAATTCCGCTCTGGTTTTTTGGCAGACCATGATTGGCAATTATTAACTGAGGCAGCTACCCTTTTATCCGAAGCCCCAGTTTTTATTGATGATACACCAGCCATCTCAATCCTTGAATTGCGAGCAAAGGCTAGACGCTTAAAATCAGAACACAATATTGGTTTAGTTATTGTTGATTATCTCCAATTGATGAAGGGAAAAGGACGTGCAGAAAGAAGAGAACAAGAAATTTCTGAAATATCTCGTTCTTTAAAAGCTTTAGCTAAAGAACTCAATGTACCAGTTGTAGCCCTTTCACAATTAAATCGTCGTGTAGAAGAAAGGGAAGATAAAAGACCTCGCTTAGCAGATTTAAGAGAATCTGGCGCAATAGAACAAGATGCAGACTTGATTGTCTTTTTATACCGAGATGAAGTATATAATCGACGCGAAGACAATCCTAACCGTGGAATTGCTGAAGTTATTATTGGAAAGCATAGAAATGGTCCTATTGGTAAAGTAAAATTAGCCTTTTTAGATAAATTTACCTCCTTTGAAAATTTAAAAGTAGAATATGATGAGACTTTTGAAAACTGGTCTCATGATTCTGAAACTCAGTAA
- the rplI gene encoding 50S ribosomal protein L9: protein MKVILREDIPSLGKMGDLVEVADGYARNYLIPQKKAIPATHKNIKAIEEERKILLRKREREKHRAEALAAKLATITCEILKQVGEEGKIFGSVTSMDIVKALEEKGITLDKKKILLEEPIKRIGEYEIPIKLHSEVQAFLKIKVVGA from the coding sequence ATGAAAGTGATTCTGAGGGAGGATATTCCTTCATTAGGTAAAATGGGCGATTTAGTAGAGGTAGCAGATGGTTATGCACGAAATTATCTTATTCCACAAAAGAAGGCCATTCCTGCAACACATAAAAATATAAAAGCTATTGAAGAAGAAAGAAAAATACTTTTGCGAAAACGGGAAAGGGAAAAACATAGAGCTGAAGCTTTAGCAGCTAAATTAGCAACTATTACTTGTGAAATTTTAAAACAAGTAGGAGAAGAAGGAAAAATCTTTGGATCCGTAACTTCTATGGATATTGTGAAAGCATTAGAAGAAAAAGGAATAACTTTAGACAAAAAGAAAATACTTTTAGAAGAACCTATCAAACGTATAGGAGAGTATGAGATACCTATCAAATTACATTCTGAAGTTCAGGCATTTTTGAAGATAAAAGTAGTAGGAGCCTAA
- the rpsR gene encoding 30S ribosomal protein S18, with amino-acid sequence MTTNNATKRKFYVRRKFCRFCADPNLKISYKNVDVLRQFITDRGKIIPRRISGNCARHQRQLTLAIKRARHLALLPYTTIGHR; translated from the coding sequence ATGACTACAAATAATGCTACAAAAAGGAAATTTTATGTTAGACGTAAATTTTGTAGATTTTGTGCTGATCCAAATCTTAAAATTTCTTATAAAAATGTAGATGTCTTAAGACAATTTATTACAGACAGAGGCAAAATCATTCCTAGACGCATCTCTGGCAATTGTGCCAGACACCAAAGACAACTTACTTTAGCTATTAAAAGAGCACGTCATCTTGCCCTTTTACCTTATACTACCATTGGCCATAGATAA
- the rpsF gene encoding 30S ribosomal protein S6 — MKLREYETVIVLDPELSEAEIEKVLSKFEEIIKKHNGIVKEIEKWGIKTLAFKVKHKRKGYYAVFHYYGRPETIEEVERNIKIDDRIIRFLSFKTSKKEIDSSQIEVKAA, encoded by the coding sequence ATGAAGCTGAGGGAATATGAAACAGTAATAGTATTAGACCCAGAACTTTCTGAAGCAGAAATAGAAAAAGTATTATCAAAATTTGAAGAAATTATAAAAAAGCATAATGGAATAGTTAAAGAGATAGAAAAATGGGGTATTAAAACTTTGGCTTTTAAAGTAAAACATAAAAGAAAAGGCTATTATGCTGTTTTCCATTATTATGGAAGACCAGAAACTATTGAGGAAGTAGAAAGAAACATTAAAATAGATGACCGTATTATAAGATTTCTAAGTTTTAAAACATCTAAAAAAGAGATTGATAGCTCTCAAATAGAAGTAAAAGCAGCATAA
- the xseA gene encoding exodeoxyribonuclease VII large subunit codes for MEELSLFSVPRPHIYTVSELTEAIRQILETEFPFVWVEGEISNSRCPLSGHFYFTLKDDKAQISAILFKNQRRLLHFEPEDGLKVICQGRITVYPPHGNYRLVVEYLEPKGYGALQLAFEQLKKKLSKEGLFDQAIKKPLPVLPRRIAVITSPVGAAIRDFLRILFKKSQNIHVFIYPVRVQGEGAAKEIAQAIFDLNRLGWAELIVLTRGGGSLEDLWAFNEEIVARAIHASHIPIISAIGHEVDFTISDMVADIRAATPTAAAEMIGKKQEEFGIFLEDIYKRMIQTFKKQLETSKLHIEHFLNRLRRPQLITYRLRLDELTQTLLRLQQHAQERRYTILKNLMERLLLCHPKRQLQKYSEIFSQKEKEIILRYKHLLSRKKQTLREMEQRLNALSPLNVLKRGYALAFSFPEKRLIKSVNQVNLGEKMLIKLADGEIRAKTEEKYDTSF; via the coding sequence ATGGAAGAACTTTCTCTTTTTTCTGTTCCACGCCCACACATTTATACTGTTAGTGAATTAACTGAAGCCATAAGGCAAATTCTTGAAACTGAATTTCCTTTTGTTTGGGTAGAAGGAGAAATTTCTAATAGCCGCTGTCCCCTTTCTGGTCATTTTTATTTCACTTTAAAAGACGATAAGGCACAAATTTCTGCTATTTTATTTAAAAATCAACGGCGCTTACTTCATTTTGAACCAGAGGACGGACTTAAAGTTATTTGTCAAGGTCGTATTACTGTTTATCCTCCTCATGGTAATTACCGTCTAGTTGTAGAATATTTAGAGCCAAAAGGTTATGGTGCATTACAGTTAGCTTTTGAGCAGTTAAAGAAAAAACTTAGCAAAGAGGGGCTTTTTGATCAAGCTATAAAAAAGCCCCTTCCTGTTTTACCTAGACGCATTGCTGTTATTACTTCTCCTGTTGGGGCAGCTATTAGAGATTTTTTACGTATTTTATTTAAAAAATCTCAAAATATTCATGTTTTTATTTATCCTGTCAGAGTACAAGGAGAGGGGGCAGCAAAAGAAATAGCACAGGCAATCTTTGATTTAAATCGTTTAGGATGGGCTGAATTGATTGTTCTTACTCGTGGTGGTGGTTCATTAGAAGATCTTTGGGCATTTAATGAAGAAATTGTAGCTAGAGCTATTCATGCCTCACATATTCCTATTATCTCAGCTATTGGTCATGAAGTAGATTTTACTATTTCAGATATGGTTGCCGATATAAGGGCAGCCACACCAACAGCTGCGGCAGAGATGATTGGAAAAAAGCAAGAAGAGTTTGGAATTTTTCTTGAGGATATTTATAAAAGGATGATTCAGACTTTTAAAAAACAATTAGAGACATCAAAATTACATATTGAACATTTTTTAAATCGCTTAAGACGACCTCAACTTATAACTTATCGTTTGCGTTTAGATGAACTCACACAAACTCTTTTGCGTTTACAACAACATGCTCAGGAAAGGCGCTATACTATTTTAAAAAATTTAATGGAAAGACTTCTTCTTTGTCATCCTAAACGTCAGCTTCAAAAATATAGTGAAATTTTTTCTCAGAAAGAAAAAGAGATTATTTTACGTTATAAGCACCTTTTATCTCGTAAAAAGCAAACATTGCGAGAAATGGAACAAAGATTAAATGCATTAAGCCCCCTTAATGTTTTAAAACGTGGTTATGCATTAGCCTTTAGTTTCCCTGAAAAAAGGCTTATTAAATCTGTAAATCAAGTTAATTTAGGAGAGAAAATGCTTATTAAATTAGCAGATGGTGAAATAAGAGCAAAAACGGAGGAAAAATATGACACTTCCTTTTGA
- the xseB gene encoding exodeoxyribonuclease VII small subunit: protein MTLPFEEAIKRLEEIVKKLEAGEIPLEESLKLFEEGMNLIRYCQQKLDEVEKKVELLVKNERGEFETKPFNPESSLTDTQVE from the coding sequence ATGACACTTCCTTTTGAAGAAGCTATAAAACGTTTAGAAGAGATTGTTAAAAAGTTAGAGGCAGGTGAAATTCCATTAGAAGAATCTTTAAAACTATTTGAAGAGGGAATGAATCTTATCCGTTATTGTCAGCAAAAGCTTGATGAAGTAGAAAAAAAGGTAGAATTACTTGTAAAAAATGAGAGAGGAGAGTTTGAAACAAAACCTTTTAATCCTGAGTCAAGTCTTACTGATACACAGGTAGAGTGA
- a CDS encoding polyprenyl synthetase family protein, whose amino-acid sequence MEFDLKTYLEEKKAIVETALENYLAQEGGVYQEILEAMRYTLFAGGKRLRPILCLTACKVVGGEEEIALPIACALEMIHTYSLIHDDLPAMDNDDFRRGKPTSHKVFGEAMAILAGDALLTQAFYLLSHPSLLEKISADRLLKVINIIATAAGYKGMITGQVMDLKATGQKINMETLENMHRHKTGALIIASVKSGAIIGGGSFSEIKALSEYAHQIGLAFQIVDDILDVEGNSKEMGKMAGSDEAKQKSTYVSLLGLEKAKMAAENCIKKAIEALKNFDKKADPLRALAYYIKERKK is encoded by the coding sequence ATGGAATTTGATTTAAAGACGTATTTAGAAGAAAAAAAGGCAATAGTAGAAACAGCATTAGAGAATTATTTAGCTCAAGAGGGAGGAGTTTATCAAGAGATACTTGAGGCAATGCGATATACCCTTTTTGCTGGTGGAAAGCGTTTACGTCCTATTCTTTGTCTTACAGCCTGTAAAGTAGTTGGAGGAGAAGAAGAAATAGCTTTACCAATTGCCTGTGCTTTAGAAATGATTCACACTTATTCTCTCATTCATGATGATTTACCAGCTATGGATAATGATGATTTTCGTAGGGGTAAACCCACAAGTCATAAAGTATTTGGTGAAGCTATGGCTATTTTAGCTGGTGATGCTTTGCTTACACAGGCATTTTATTTGCTTTCACATCCCAGTTTATTGGAAAAAATAAGTGCAGATCGTTTGTTAAAAGTAATCAATATTATTGCTACTGCTGCTGGTTATAAAGGGATGATTACTGGTCAAGTAATGGATTTAAAGGCTACTGGACAGAAAATAAATATGGAAACTTTAGAAAATATGCATAGACATAAAACAGGTGCTCTTATTATTGCTTCAGTAAAAAGTGGTGCAATTATTGGTGGAGGCAGTTTTTCAGAAATAAAAGCTCTTTCTGAATATGCTCATCAGATTGGTCTTGCTTTTCAGATTGTAGATGATATTTTAGATGTAGAGGGAAATTCAAAAGAAATGGGAAAAATGGCAGGTAGTGATGAAGCAAAACAAAAAAGTACTTATGTGAGTTTATTAGGTTTGGAAAAGGCAAAAATGGCAGCGGAGAATTGTATTAAAAAGGCTATTGAAGCCTTAAAAAATTTTGATAAAAAGGCTGATCCTTTAAGAGCCTTAGCTTATTATATCAAGGAGAGAAAAAAGTGA